In Nakaseomyces glabratus chromosome I, complete sequence, the sequence AAATGCAAAGTAGCGTTCATTGAGATGTTCATCATAAGCGTATTTTGGACCTTCCAGTTCTCTTGAGAGACCCCTTGAGAATCTCAAAATATCTTTTCTAGTAATTACACCTTGGAGAATACCGCATTCTTCAACCATTATTATCTTACACTTCATCTGTCTAAAAGTATCGAATAGTTGCTCAACTGGTATTGTTCCTTTTACGATTGGAGGATATTTATCAACAATGTCACCAAATTGATAAGCTGCTCTACTGAAATCGCTACCTGGGAATTCCATCAAGTTTATTTCTCTCTGATCATTAGCCGTCTCTTCTGTATCAATTACCTCTAGTTTTTTTAGTATATGTCTTCTCAATATATAACCTATGCAAactttatcattttcatgTAGATCAGCACTTCTTACAATTGGATAGCCACTATAGAGcttatcattttcaaaaacagTATGATGCAGTTCAGATACAGTTAGTTTCTCTGGTAAGACTGCCAAGTCTTTTGACATTATTTGGTTTGCATTAAATTCATACATGAATGACTCTTTGTCACTTTCCTCAAGGAATGGGAAACCATTCACCTCTACCATTTGATCCGCAATCCCACCATGAAAGCCAAAAGACGCCAAAACAATTCTAGCCATAGCCACAACAATCATGGTAGGGATAATATAGATAAATGCACCTGTTAACTCGAACATTATAACAACAACAGTCAATGTCAAGTTAGTAATACCACAGAGAGTAGCCGCTGCACCCAGAAAGGCATATGCACCTGGAGTTATGCTATTTGgtgcaaagaaaaatctcTCGGCAATCAAACTAACAGCTCTGCCAAAGGTGGCACCAATTGCCATAGAAGGTACAAAAATGCCGGCCGGAACTTTGGCTCCGTAAGATACAATGGTAAAGTGAATTCTAATGATCGTTGCTATAATCAACGAAAGTAGCTGTTTTATGAAGTCCATCACATGCGTATTTTCATCGATCTGACAAAGTCTGTGCGCAAATGGGGATGAGTTGTCATTCTTTTGGCATTCGTGAAATAAAATTCCCATACCTTCTGTCATGTCAAGTTTCAGGAATTCGTTAAAATATGAGATAACTGATGTAAAAAGTACAAGTATAACTACCTCTTGAATGGGCCACTTTGAGAGAAATTTCTTCCTGAAATGAACATATCTTATGTTCATTGTACTCACATATATTCCATATAGCCCTCCAAAAATACCaagcaaaacaaaaattggAACCTCTTGAGTGCTCCAGTCACGGTCATATGTAACATGAAATAACACAACTTTACCATTTCTAAAAGGATTTATTAGCTTCAAAGTAGTAATAGCCACTAAGGCAATATAGTATGATTTCCAAAGTGTTGATGAGTTGAAACTAGCACCAGATGCAATTTCTTCCAACCCGAATAAAACACCACCAATAGGAGCACCAAATGCTACAGCGACACCTGCTCCACTTGCTGCCGTTAGATACTGTGATAAGGAAGTAAATCCTATCTTATCTTtaagaaaataatttgcAACCACAAAACCACAGCATGCTGCATAATGTACGGATGGTCCTTCTTTACCTATGCTTAGGCCCGATGATATTGTTAGCGGTAGTGCCACGCTTTTAACGATAAGTGTTAATACATTTAGAAATTCCTGTTGATATTCGAATCCAGAAACCCATACTTTAATTTCTGATATACCAGAACCTGTAGCAATTGGTGCAACGTAGCGTATTAAACAAGCACTTATTGTTCCAAAGAGTAAAGAGAGTGAGACGAAAAGTATAAATGATGAATACTTACCTGACCAATTAGTCCACACTCCTTGGGCAACACAGGCACCTTCATCTCTCCTCACTAATCTAAGTCCTCTAGTTGCCATTTCTTCATCTACAACATCACTACAACAGAATGACTTGTTTAAGAGCCAATTACTTGTACAATACCCTGTTTTCCAATTTACCAAAGTTTCAGTAAATACTTGTATAAAACCTGCGAGACAACCAATAGTTATAGCAATGGCAGTTAAGGTAATAAAAATCTTTCCTCTGTTCCATAACCAATTGATATATCcgttatattttttgttgaagaattcACGCTCTGCATTCGGTAGTAATATCACATTTCTATTATCTGCAACTCGATCTATTGTAATAAACTTATCAAAGCTTTGGGTCTCATCTATATTATTAAACTTGGATATGTCAATGTACTTAGCTGCAGTTTCAGGATCATCAGTGGAATGTCTATCAATGTCGAAAGAATCAGATGCCATTATTGTGCCCTTCTTGTTATATGATGCTTTTTGTATCTTCAAATGGCTTAATTTATATGATGTTGTAAGGTAACTTT encodes:
- the GEF1 gene encoding Gef1p (CAGL0I01628g~Ortholog(s) have voltage-gated chloride channel activity, role in cellular copper ion homeostasis, cellular iron ion homeostasis and Golgi medial cisterna, endoplasmic reticulum, endosome, fungal-type vacuole, plasma membrane localization) codes for the protein MASDSFDIDRHSTDDPETAAKYIDISKFNNIDETQSFDKFITIDRVADNRNVILLPNAEREFFNKKYNGYINWLWNRGKIFITLTAIAITIGCLAGFIQVFTETLVNWKTGYCTSNWLLNKSFCCSDVVDEEMATRGLRLVRRDEGACVAQGVWTNWSGKYSSFILFVSLSLLFGTISACLIRYVAPIATGSGISEIKVWVSGFEYQQEFLNVLTLIVKSVALPLTISSGLSIGKEGPSVHYAACCGFVVANYFLKDKIGFTSLSQYLTAASGAGVAVAFGAPIGGVLFGLEEIASGASFNSSTLWKSYYIALVAITTLKLINPFRNGKVVLFHVTYDRDWSTQEVPIFVLLGIFGGLYGIYVSTMNIRYVHFRKKFLSKWPIQEVVILVLFTSVISYFNEFLKLDMTEGMGILFHECQKNDNSSPFAHRLCQIDENTHVMDFIKQLLSLIIATIIRIHFTIVSYGAKVPAGIFVPSMAIGATFGRAVSLIAERFFFAPNSITPGAYAFLGAAATLCGITNLTLTVVVIMFELTGAFIYIIPTMIVVAMARIVLASFGFHGGIADQMVEVNGFPFLEESDKESFMYEFNANQIMSKDLAVLPEKLTVSELHHTVFENDKLYSGYPIVRSADLHENDKVCIGYILRRHILKKLEVIDTEETANDQREINLMEFPGSDFSRAAYQFGDIVDKYPPIVKGTIPVEQLFDTFRQMKCKIIMVEECGILQGVITRKDILRFSRGLSRELEGPKYAYDEHLNERYFAFIQKVSSLFGAKI